Proteins encoded together in one Solanum lycopersicum chromosome 7, SLM_r2.1 window:
- the LOC101255309 gene encoding eukaryotic peptide chain release factor subunit 1-3-like, producing the protein MADSHDNDKNIEIWKIKKLIKALEAARGNGTSMISLIMPPRDQVSRVTKMLGDEFGTASNIKSRVNRQSVLGAITSAQQRLKLYNKVPPNGLVLYTGTIITEDGKEKKVTIDFEPFRPINASLYLCDNKFHTEALNELLESDDKFGFIVMDGNGTLFGTLSGNTREVLHKFSVDLPKKHGRGGQSALRFARLRMEKRHNYVRKTAELATQFYINPATSQPNVSGLILAGSADFKTELSQSDMFDPRLQAKILNVVDVSYGGENGFNQAIELSAEVLANVKFIQEKKLIGKYFEEISQDTGKYVFGVDDTLKVLEMGAIETLIVWENLDINRYVLKNNTSGETIIKHLNKEQDTVQSNFRDPDTNAELEVQDKLSLLEWFANEYRKFGCSLEFVTNKSQEGSQFCRGFGGIGGILRYQLDVRAFDELSDDGEVYEDSE; encoded by the coding sequence ATGGCTGACAGTCACGATAATGATAAGAATATCGAGATATGGAAGATCAAGAAACTTATAAAGGCACTCGAAGCTGCTCGAGGCAATGGTACCAGCATGATTTCTCTAATCATGCCTCCACGGGATCAAGTATCTAGGGTCACTAAGATGCTTGGAGATGAGTTTGGAACTGCGTCAAACATCAAAAGTAGAGTGAATCGTCAATCTGTGCTGGGTGCAATCACATCTGCTCAGCAGAGACTTAAACTCTACAATAAGGTTCCACCAAACGGGCTTGTGCTTTATACCGGAACAATCATAACTGAAGATGGGAAAGAGAAGAAGGTTACAATTGATTTTGAGCCCTTCAGGCCCATTAACGCTTCTCTATATCTTTGTGATAACAAATTCCATACAGAAGCCCTGAATGAACTTCTGGAATCCGATGACAAGTTCGGGTTCATTGTGATGGATGGGAATGGGACACTTTTTGGGACATTGAGTGGCAATACCAGGGAGGTCCTTCACAAGTTTAGTGTTGATCTGCCCAAAAAACATGGAAGAGGAGGTCAGTCTGCACTGCGTTTTGCTCGTCTTCGGATGGAGAAACGTCACAACTATGTGAGGAAAACAGCCGAACTTGCAACCCAATTTTATATTAATCCTGCTACCAGCCAGCCCAATGTTTCAGGCTTGATATTAGCTGGATCAGCTGACTTTAAGACGGAGCTTAGCCAGTCTGATATGTTTGATCCTCGTCTTCAGGCAAAGATTTTAAATGTGGTCGATGTTTCGTATGGAGGGGAGAACGGTTTCAATCAAGCAATTGAGCTGTCTGCCGAGGTCTTGGCCAATGTGAAATTTATACAAGAGAAGAAATTGATAGGTAAGTATTTTGAGGAGATCAGTCAGGACACCGGGAAGTATGTTTTTGGGGTTGATGATACCTTGAAGGTTCTGGAAATGGGTGCTATTGAGACCTTAATTGTGTGGGAAAATCTAGACATTAATAGGTATGTGCTGAAAAATAACACCTCCGGAGAAACAATCATCAAGCACTTGAACAAGGAGCAAGACACTGTCCAAAGTAACTTCCGTGATCCTGATACAAATGCTGAATTAGAAGTTCAGGATAAATTGTCATTACTTGAGTGGTTTGCGAATGAGTACAGGAAATTTGGTTGTAGTTTGGAGTTCGTTACCAATAAATCACAGGAAGGATCTCAGTTTTGCCGTGGTTTTGGTGGCATTGGAGGAATTCTCCGTTACCAGCTTGATGTTAGAGCTTTTGATGAACTTTCTGATGATGGTGAAGTTTACGAAGACTCTGAATAG